Part of the Planctomycetota bacterium genome, CTCCATTCACCGCGCCAAGACCGAGCGGCCGACCCAAATTGGAGACAAGAACTACTGGATGGCCAACAGCCACGCCGGCCACGATTGCGTCGTCGGCAACCGGTGCATCTTCGCCAACACCGTGAGCCTGGGCGGCCACGTGGAAGTCGGCGACGGCGTCATCTTCGGCGGCTCGGGCACCGCCCACCAATTCGTGCGCATCGGTCGCGGCGCCTTCATCGGCGGGCTCACCGGACTGAGCACGGACCTGCCGCCCTTCTTCATGCTCACCGGCATCAATGTCGCCGGCAGCCTGAACCTGGTCGGCATGCGCCGCAGCGGCATGAAGCGAACGGACATCGACACGGTGCGCTGGGTCTTCGACGTGGTGCAGAAGAGCAAACTCTCGCGGCCGAACATGCTGGCGCTGCTCGCGGAACGCAAGGGCGATCCCCTGGTCGAGGAGTACATCCGCTTCATCGAGGCCGCCAAGCGACCGATCACGCCCAACACCGGCAGCGTCATGCGCGGCGCCTCCAGCATCGTTCCCACCTGACGATGCATCCGCCGATTCGTCTCCGGATCCTGGCCAGCGGCAGCTCGGGCAACGCCGCAATTCTCTCGCTGCGCCCGCGCAATGCCGCGCCGATCCACGCCATCATCGACCTGGGCCTTTCGCCGCGGAAACTCTGCGGCGCCCTTGCGGCGGAGGGGATCTCGCCCGCCGAGGTTTCGGCGATCCTGCTGACGCACGCGGACGCGGACCACCTGCACTCCGGATGGTCGCAGCGCTGGCCCTTCGAGAAGGCGCGGGTGATCGCACGGGGCCCGCACCACCGAGCCATCCGCGGTGGCGGCATCCGCGAATCGTTCTTGTTCGAACCCAACGGCGGCTGGCGGGCGCCCGGCGCCGAGCTCAAGCCGATCGAGCTGCCCCACGACCAGGCGGGCTCGACCGGGTTCCGGATCTCGCTCGATGGCGCGTCGCTGGGCTGGGCCACCGACCTGGGTCGCGTTCCGCCCGAGGCGCTGGAGTTCTTCGCCGGCGTCGACGCGCTCTGCATCGAAAGCAACTACGACACGCACCTGCAGCGGCAATCGTCGCGCCCGGATTTTCTCAAGCAGCGCATCATGGGCGGGCGCGGCCATCTCTCCAACCACGAGACGCTGGAAGCCGTTCTTCACCTGCACCGCCGTCACCCGCTGCGGCAGGTGGTCCTGCTTCATCTTTCGGCACAGTGCAACAATCCCGCGCTGGTGCGATCGTTGTGGAGCGAGCGCGCTCCCGAACTTGCGGCGGAGCTGCAGGTCGCCACGCAGGCGGCGCCGCTGCCTTGGCTCGCCGTCGGCGAAACTCGACCCTGCCAATGGAGCGACTCGCTCTTCGCCGAGATGAGCTGAGCGCGGCGCTTCAATCCTTCTCCGCGACGCCGGCCGCCACCTGCAATTCATGCCACTCCTGCGGGTTTCTGAGGAACTTTCCAATTTCATGCCCCTGCAGGAAGAGCGGCACAAGCATCGGCAGCCCGCCGCGAGACTCCTGAGAGAGCGGCAGCATCTCGCTGCGCAGGTAGCTGCCGGCCTTGGAAAACATGCGGTAGAGCTGCACTGGATGGTCGAGGTTCGTCTCGCGGCAACCGGCGCAGGGCGGCGCGTCGCGCTCGGTCCACCAGGCGACCACCTCGCCGGGAAGGACGATTGAGCCGGGCTCCATGGCCGCGAGCGTTCCGACCGCGTCGAAGTCGGGCCACGATGGAAGTTTCATCGCGCCAGGCCCCTCCCAGATCCATCCGCGCAGCTGGGCATACAGGCTGGCGCGAAGAGCCTGCCGCGCCTCCTGCACCAGCGCCGCGATCTCCGCGGGTAGGACTGCGCCTTTCCAGGCGCTCTCAAGCCGCTTGACCGCCTCCTCGATGGCCACTTCCGCGCTGTCGCGGGCGAAGGCCCTCGCCGACGGCGCGACCCGGTCCAACTCTCCCAGCGCGTGCGTCACCGCCTGCAGGGCGATCACACTGGCCACGCTCTCGCGGAGCCGCTGCACCTCCAGTCCTGCAGGCCACGCCTTCGCCGCCTGGGCGAATTCGATCCAGCGTGCCAGCAGCGCCGGCCATGTGATATCGCTCGATGATTCTGCCACTTCCGGAGCGTAGCCGCCCGGCGGCTCGCAAAACATGCCTCCGGATGAATCCACCCCCCGCCGCTACGCTTCGACTTCCCCATGAGCGACTTCATCGGACATCACTGCGGCGTCGCGCTGGTCCGCCTGAAGCGCCCGCTCGCCGAGATGCAGCGCCTCCATGGCGATCCGCTGTGGGGACTGCGAAAGCTCTATCTGCTCATGGAGAAGCAGCACAACCGCGGACAGGACGGCGCGGGAATTGCCAGCGTGAAGTTCGACACGGCTCCCGGCGAGCCCTTCCTTTCCCGGCTGCGCAACAGCAAGCGCAGCCCGATCGAGCGAATCTTCGACGCAGCAATGGGGCCGGCACTGAAATGGTCCGAGTCCGAGCTGCGGAGCATGGATCCGCTGGAGCTCAAGCGGCGCATCCCCATGCTGGGCGAAGTCATGCTGGGCCATCTGCGCTACGGCACCTCCGGCGGGCGCGGCGAGAGCCTCTGCCATCCCTACATCCGCCGCTCCAATGTGGCCAGCCGCAACCTGGCGATCGCCGGCAACTTCAATCTCACCAACGCGGGCGAACTCTTTCAAACGCTCGCGGGCTACGGGCTGAATCCCGTCGGCGACACGGACACGGGCGTGGTGCTGGAGAAGATCGGCCACTTCCTCGATGTGGAGCATGACCTGCACCGCAAGGCGTCGGGGCAGGGAAGCCTCTTCAATCTGGATGGCGTCGAGCTGGCCCACACGGTGGCGAAGCAACTGGACCTGGTCCGCGTGCTGGAGAAGGCGACCGCGGATTTCGATGGCGGCTATGTCTTTGTCGGTCTGCTCGGCCATGGCGACTGCTTCGTCTGCCGCGACCCCAATGGCATCCGGCCGGTCTTCGTGCTGGAGACCGACGACGTCGTGGCCGCCGCAAGCGAGCGCGCCGCGCTGACCACCGTCTTCGATGTCCCGCCGGAATCGGTGAAGGCGCTGCCTCCGGGCGAAGCGCTCATCGTCCGCCGCGACGGCGAAATCATTCGCGCGGCGTTCCGTCCCCCCGACCGCCGCCTCGAATGCTCCTTCGAGCGGATCTACTTCAGCCGCGGCAATGACCCCGACATC contains:
- the lpxA gene encoding acyl-ACP--UDP-N-acetylglucosamine O-acyltransferase, which gives rise to MSNVHPTAILTGDVKLANGVEIGPYCVLDGTIGPISLGAGTRLMHMVSMQGPLTVGERNRFYPGSTIGYPPQDLSFDPDKAGSGCIIGNENTFRESVSIHRAKTERPTQIGDKNYWMANSHAGHDCVVGNRCIFANTVSLGGHVEVGDGVIFGGSGTAHQFVRIGRGAFIGGLTGLSTDLPPFFMLTGINVAGSLNLVGMRRSGMKRTDIDTVRWVFDVVQKSKLSRPNMLALLAERKGDPLVEEYIRFIEAAKRPITPNTGSVMRGASSIVPT
- a CDS encoding MBL fold metallo-hydrolase translates to MHPPIRLRILASGSSGNAAILSLRPRNAAPIHAIIDLGLSPRKLCGALAAEGISPAEVSAILLTHADADHLHSGWSQRWPFEKARVIARGPHHRAIRGGGIRESFLFEPNGGWRAPGAELKPIELPHDQAGSTGFRISLDGASLGWATDLGRVPPEALEFFAGVDALCIESNYDTHLQRQSSRPDFLKQRIMGGRGHLSNHETLEAVLHLHRRHPLRQVVLLHLSAQCNNPALVRSLWSERAPELAAELQVATQAAPLPWLAVGETRPCQWSDSLFAEMS
- a CDS encoding amidophosphoribosyltransferase; its protein translation is MSDFIGHHCGVALVRLKRPLAEMQRLHGDPLWGLRKLYLLMEKQHNRGQDGAGIASVKFDTAPGEPFLSRLRNSKRSPIERIFDAAMGPALKWSESELRSMDPLELKRRIPMLGEVMLGHLRYGTSGGRGESLCHPYIRRSNVASRNLAIAGNFNLTNAGELFQTLAGYGLNPVGDTDTGVVLEKIGHFLDVEHDLHRKASGQGSLFNLDGVELAHTVAKQLDLVRVLEKATADFDGGYVFVGLLGHGDCFVCRDPNGIRPVFVLETDDVVAAASERAALTTVFDVPPESVKALPPGEALIVRRDGEIIRAAFRPPDRRLECSFERIYFSRGNDPDIYQERKRLGRSLAEPVLQRTGEDFANIVFGFIPNTSEPAFLGLVEEVEQRMRTREIAALTGKLRAGTLAESDLAASLGMLPRVEKIAHKDQRLRTFITHDAARRDLVTHVYDVTRGVVRENDTLVMVDDSIVRGTTLRDSIVTMLARLRPSRIVIASSAPPICYPDCYGIDMSQLGRFIAFEAAVGVIRDRGDEGMFEEIERLCLEQATLPPAQMKNHVRRIYDAVSHDELCDRIARLIRPESLAWKGRLEVVYQRVEGLAQAMPEHKGVWYFTGDYPTPGGLRVLNTAYLNWRKKLEKRAY